GGCCCGTTCGACACGGAAAAGGCGCTTCCCCAGGCCATCCTGGACAACCTCAACAAGCGCTACCACCTGGACTGGCCGCTTTGGAAGCAGTATCTCTACTACCTGTGGAACCTGGCCCATTTTGATTTCGGTCCCTCGTTCAAGCACATCGGTCAGAGCGTGAACCAGATCATCGCCCAGGGATTTCGCGTATCCGCCACGCTGGGCGGCATGGCCATCGCCGTCGCGCTCACGGGGGGCGTGCTGGCCGGGGTGGTCGCGGCACTGCGGCAGGGGCGTTGGATCGACCACGTCGTGATGACCTTCGCGAGCGTCGGCCTGGCCGTGCCGAGCTTCGTCGTCGCGACCGTCCTCGTCTACCTGCTGGCCTACCACCTCAAGGTGCTGCCGGCGGGCCTGTGGGGGACGCCGGCGCAGGCCGTCATGCCCGTGATCTCGCTGGCCCTCGGTCCCATGGCCGTCATCGCCCGGTACGTGCGCACGTCCATGGTGGAGGTCCTGCGACAGGACTTCATCACGACCGCGCGGGCGAAGGGGCTTCCCCGGCGGACGATCACGTA
The nucleotide sequence above comes from Clostridia bacterium. Encoded proteins:
- a CDS encoding ABC transporter permease, whose protein sequence is MVRFITGRLVSSLLTLWVIVTLTFVLMHAVPGGPFDTEKALPQAILDNLNKRYHLDWPLWKQYLYYLWNLAHFDFGPSFKHIGQSVNQIIAQGFRVSATLGGMAIAVALTGGVLAGVVAALRQGRWIDHVVMTFASVGLAVPSFVVATVLVYLLAYHLKVLPAGLWGTPAQAVMPVISLALGPMAVIARYVRTSMVEVLRQDFITTARAKGLPRRTITYVHALKNAILPVITYLGPLTAGVLTGSFVIEQIFAIPGMGREFVLSITDRDYTAIMGTTVFYSVLLILANLAVDLIYAWVDPRIRVAKGASD